One region of Miscanthus floridulus cultivar M001 chromosome 19, ASM1932011v1, whole genome shotgun sequence genomic DNA includes:
- the LOC136526643 gene encoding large ribosomal subunit protein uL2z-like: MLSIGNARSVYTGQLIYCGCRTTLSIGDIPPLHRILEGAVIYNASTGAFGDYAIVVSHNPDSDASTRASEDYTIITSHHPDNGVKCLEVAWFFGGGTQEEHRHSSEKRTATSGANVAASSVGHAPSAVAHVPSVGQVDTGAKGAPPGAAEQTVAEVIPLPLSERTELPLMLVVLSVVGTTLQVKVPTSQAEVAATVTS; this comes from the exons ATGCTTTCCATCGGCAACGCTCGgagcgtgtacacgggccagctcatctactgcggcTGCCGCACcacactctccatcggcgacatcccacCGCTTCacaggatcctcgaaggcgccgtcatctACAACGCCTCCACCGGGGCAttcggggactatgccatcgttgtcagccacaaccccgacagcgacgcctccaCCAGGGCGTCCGAGGACTACACCATCATCACCAGCCAccaccctgacaacggcgtaaaG TGTCTTGAGGTGGCGTGGTTCTTTGGCggtggcacccaagaagagcatCGCCATTCAAGCGAGAAAAGGACTGCCACAAGCGGAGCCAATGTTGCGGCCTCGTCGGTTGGTCATGCACCATCCGCGGTGGCGCAtgtgccctcggtgggtcaagtGGACACCGGGGCTAAAGGAGCGCCCCCGGGGGCCGCCGAGCAAACAGTGGCGGAGGTGATTCCGCTGCCTTTGTCAGAGCGGACGGAGCTACCGCTCATGCTTGTGGTGCTGTCTGTGGTGGGCACGACACTGCAAGTCAAGGTGCCAACATCGCAGGCGGAGGTGGCCGCGACTGTGACAAGCTAG